The sequence below is a genomic window from Gouania willdenowi chromosome 12, fGouWil2.1, whole genome shotgun sequence.
AATTCACTTGTATCCTCGTGAATgcacacaactgtggagctcttagtgacttttttctcaatagcgactagtaacaaatgtaggaactttatcttgtcttcagagacatgaaagcatgtatcactctCTAGTTATTGCCCCTTGCCGTGAGCCCCTCCTCCACCACCAAGCTCATAAGCGGATGCAGTGATCCCAGCTGCAGGTCGGAGCAGACCCACATCACTACACATCCAGACTGCAAATTAATTGTGCATGTTCTCTTAATCTTGGATATGcctctcttaggtttacacgtgATTTATCCCATTTGTTATCATgctccctctgacaccagtatgTGGGGCGGTTATAGATGTTGGCCTTGAGTCAGTGCGGACCTCCGTGGAATCCGAATTTGTTTGTGCCTGTAGACTTTTGCTTCTCCACGTTGGTCTTCCTTttttgctttgccgtgtaaccgttGTGCCTAACACTGAGTTGGGGACTTCTCCTGCTGGAGCACTTGATGAGACTTGAACGCGCATTCAGTCAAGCAGCTAATCGTAGAGGTCCAgagtcctctcagaacactttgattacaatacGCTCAAAGGTGATTCTGGATTTTTGGCCAATTGAAGCCAAAAAAATACTTACTGCAGCTTTTAGTGCTTTTTAATGGATCTGCAGTTTTTAAATCCCCCCTCATTCTTCCTTTAGGATCCCTTTAGAAATGTCAGTAAATAACAGACAAGAGTATAATTGATTGATGTGATCGTAGTGACACATTCATTTAATGTTAAAGGAGCAGTGGAGTTCACAGCTCAACACATACTGTGAGTTCCACCACACTGTTGGGATGATTATTTTCTTGGTTTTAAAATTCTTTCATCAAGCACATGGGAAAAAAGctcctcaacacacacacacacacacacacacacacacacacacacacacacacacacacacacacacacacacacacacagtctacaTGTGTGATTCAGCTGCTCGGCCGTTCTCAGAGTCCTGAGGGATGAGCTTGTAgggtttcttcttctctctctcctccagCACTGAGTTCTCCATCTCCACGTCTCTGCTCTGCAGCTCATGTCGGGACAGGAACTCGATGATTCCTGCTCCGATGGAATCTCCCAGCACGTTGGTGGTTGTCCTCAGACGATCCCTGAGTCcgagagacaaaacaaggagaCGTCATCAGAATATGAATATCAAAATCTTTGATAGTCTGTACTGGTTTTTGGCTTTAGAAGTTAAACTCATGTGTAATGGGATCAGTGGGAGCATCACTGGTTGAGTCCATCCCATTTCCAGAAGTGAAGCTTTTTCTCTTGGTTGTCCCAGTTCACTGAGAGCGGTTTGTAATTGAAACTATTAATTTGGGAAACCTAATTATGTTTCTGTGTTAAACCTGCAGGTTTTATTCTAAATGACAGAGAAGATGTGGAACGCGACCCCAGGGAGGCACAGGAAGTGTGTCGCTGGGTGGTCGTTCCCTTCAAATCAAGAGCAGAGAAGTGGAGACTTTCCACTGGTGACCTGTGGACCAGAAAGGTTGGTCCCTGATCGATTCCAGTGTGTCCTAGTGCAGAACTGGGTGATGTTTATCAGCCTCATCGTGAATCACTGAAGCCTGAAAGAATAACTTACTGACACTGTACTCACGTATGACAGCAAcccaaccctccgattacaagcctgcttccttaactactaggccaccactgtctttataaccagtataaaccattataaaccagtataaccagtataaatcattataaaccagtataaccagtataaaccattaTAACTAGTATAAACCAAATATAAACCTGTACAAACCTGTATAatcagtataaccagtataaaccattataaccagtataaacattataaaccagtataaatcattataaccagtaaaaccagtataaaccataataaccagtataaccagtataaacatTATATACCAGTATAAATCattataaccagtataaaccataATAACCAGTTAAAACCTGTATAAAccaaatataaaccagtataaccagtataaaccattaTAACTAGTATAAACCAAATATAAACCTGTACAAACctgtataaccagtataaaccaaatataaaccagtataaaccaaatATATACCattataaccagtataaaccattaTAACTagtataaaacaaatatataccagtataaaccattaaaactagtataaaccaaATATAAACctgtataaccagtataaaccattattaccagtataaaccaaaTATAttccagtataaccagtatacaGAATGAGAGTTGTAAAATCCTTCAGTAGGTCCCAGCTTCACTGCTGTTCTGCTCAAACTGGTGTCTGTGTTAAGTTATGACCAGCTTGTCACCagttaacatgatcaccagctgGTTTAGAACACCAGTAAAGTTTCATTGCAGCATAGCACAGAGAGAGATCCTACTAACTAGTCACTACTCATCGGCAAGGAGataaaaatgttgttgttttttcattttcatgttgTGGTGTGAGTTCAGTGGTGCTGGTGCTTTTAATTCAAACACACTCACAGGAACCAATCAACTGCGATGATaagagtgatgtcatcagtcggTAGGCCAACGGAGGTCAGGacaatcaccatggtaaccagGCCAGCCTGTGGGATGCCAGCAGCACCGATGCTAGCCGCTGTAGCCGTAATGCTGCAAGAAAAGTTAGTGGTTTACTTTAAGAGTTACTACAGTGTTAGTATTTAACATATCTGAGCTTTTACTGGGCCCATTAACACCAGTATAAACTGTCTAATGGTTTGGAGTTGATACTTTGGAGTCGTCATGTGATTAGGACGCAGCGTATGTACTTTATTAGTGAAGCTTCACTGAAGTATCATAGTACACAGATCTGTACTCTGACCAAAGTAAAGTGTGTACTTTGCCACCTCGGATTCTTTACCTGATGGTGATGATTTGACCAAAGTTCATCTCCATGTTGTTGACCTGAGCAATGAAGATGGCGGCTAGCGCCTCGTACAGCGCCGTCCCGTCCATGTTGATGGTGGCACCGACGGGCAGAACGAAGCGCGTGATCCGCTTGTCGATGCGGTTGTTCTCCTCCAGACATTTAAAGGTGACGGGCAGTGTGGCCGAGCTGAGGAAACACGAAACATCAGCAGAGGTGCACCACACTGCCCCCTACTGGGAGCGGAGCAATACCATCAATACAaaaactgatcattttaaactGCTTTGGTCAATAAtggataaaaaaacaatgagagaAGAAAACTTGAGGGTGATTCTTTGACTGCAGGTGTGTTCTGCATGTATACAATATTCTCGTTGGAagtagtcccacatgtttggttagcctAGCACATAATGTGCAGTCCAACAGTTTTGGCTAGCTTCGCGCCAAGCAATTGGGTTAACGTTGCCCAAAGCAACCGGTACCATATGTTTGATTTAGCTTAGCACATTGCAAACAGTCCCTCGTGTTttcgttagcttagcatgcagcTACCAGTCCCACgttttagttagcttagcacttaaCGTGCAGTTTCTCACTggacgtagccaccagtcccacatgtttgggttagctaaCACGTAGCGAGCAGTCCCTCATGTTTTAGTTAGCGTAGCCTGCAACAATCAGTGCCACATGTTTTAGTTAGTTTTGCATGCAGCAACCAATCCCATATATTTTAGTTAGCTTAACACGTAGCCAGCAGCCCCTCATGTTTTAGTTAGCGTAGCCTGCAGCGACCAGTACCTCATGTTTTAGTTAGCTTACCCTAAAGCAACCTGTCCCACATGTTTTAGTTAGCCCAGCCTACAGcaaccagttccacatgttttagttagcttagcacgcaGCTACCAGTCCCACAatttgattagcttagcacgtacCGTGCAGTTTCTCATGTTTTAGTTAGCTTAGAACGTAgccaccagttccacatgtttgaatTGGCTTagcagggtcaaagggtaaaggggtGGGGTTATGCTATCAGGTTGATATTTGGGTTTGAATAGATATGTGAGCGATCATTACGTCTACCTGGAGGACGTTCCCAGGGCCGTAACCAAAGCCTGCAGGAGGCCGGCGATGAAGATGAAGGGATTCTGTCGAGTAATGACGAAGTAAAGCGTGGGCAGCACCAGGGCGGCGTGAATGAGCAGCCCAATGATGACAGTGATGGTGTACATCCCCAGCTGACCCCCCATCTGTGTCAGGTCATCCATTTCCACGATTTTCCCTGCGATGAGGAAGAGGATCCCGATGGGAGCGTACCTGAGAGGAAGAGGAACAATCATTCCTAGCCAGGGTCCGGGTACCTCTCAGcaggcgtgtcaaactcaaggcctgcgAGCTAAATCCAGCCCCAAATAATGTCAAACTCAGCCCGCGGGAAGTTTTTATTAATAGTGAAATTTACATGTGGCCACATGTGCCCCCCACCCCaaaggaaatgcacaaaatgaccaaaaaatacacaaaaatgctcTGTTtcaatgctctgattggtaAGTATTTATcgacccatttcaacctttttcatcaTATCTTCTGCATTATTTCACAGAGGGTTCATTGGCTAGGCTAAcactaggctattgctaatgctgggtaaatgctaagctattgctaggttaatgcttagctaatgctagattaatgcttaGGTAATGCTAGATTGTTGTttagttaatgctattgttaggttaatgcaaatgctaggcaaatgcaaATGCTAGCCTAAttctagctaatgctattgtaaggtaatgctaggcaaatgcaaATGCTAGCCTAAttctagctaatgctattgtaaggtaatgctaggcaaatgcttaatactaagctaatgctaatattaggctaatgctattgcaaggTAACCCTCATGTTAATGCAAGgtaaatgctaggttaatgccaagctaatgctaatatgaGGCTATAATGTTAATCAGTTTAATGCTAGCACAtcttaatgctaggataatgctaatgctagggtagtgttaggttaatgctagcacattttaatgctaggttaatgctaatgctagggtagtgttaggttaatgccaatattattaaatgttaaagccaggctaatgttaacgctaatgctaacattaatgcTCACGCTAGTCTAATactaatgcagtgttcaatgacgcgggctagcacctgcatcctcacttgaattttcttcaggaaatgcaaatattctagttattcgaatgctgacatgaatgttgatcatgtgaccctcagatcagacacaaTCTCATTTTTGCGGCCTccctcactgtgataaaagtagaTCTCACCACATGATGATGGCCACCAGCTGCATGATGGCCTCGTTGAGGCAGTTGAAGAAGTCACGGAGCAGCTGACCGTTCTCCTTCATGTTGCCGATGATCAGACCCAGACACATGGAGAAGACCACCAGACCCAGGGCGTTGACCCCGGCCACCTGACCCGGCACTGGGATCACCTCCTCCCTGCTCACCTCCACCACCTCCTGACTCACATTGGTGGAGTTGAAGAGCGACTCGTTCACCGTCACCGTCACGTGCACCACACGCTTCGCGTACTTGGTCTTAAACTAGAGGAGAGCTCAGAGTTAgttatatattaaattaaataataggACCCACTGGTGTAAAGAATAAAGTGGTTGTGGTTTAGTTagtgacatcacttcctgttgcTGATAAGCATTAATTACCAGAGACTGAGGCATTTTTTCAGTTGATGGAGGAAAACAAAACGCCGGAAACTAAGAGGACGAAAATGACTGACACAACATAGCAACAGACACTTATACAGAAATAGAGACAGACAAAAGGACAGACACAATGACAAAGGAGATGCAACAACAACAGATGAAGGAGAAACTGATAGAACTAAAGGACAGATGATGTGCTAGAAGCTCTGAGGAGAAGATCTGTTGcagaatgtaaaaaataaactttacctGTTGGTGATTAATTCAACTGGTGTTCATTATAACTCATGACAGTGTTTACATTAATCTGTACATTCATTTACACGTTTAACTACATCTGTCCTTAGAaacagtcacaggataacatgatgacCAGTCTGACCCTAACAACAGCTGCTCTGAGTGATCAGTTTAATCACAATTCAGCATCTTCAATGGGACGTGAACGATTTCAAGAGGAGGTTTCACTGCTTTGATGACGTTGTGTGTCCAATCACAGCTTTCATTTAGTGCacagcacacacgcacacacgcacgcacgcacgcacacacaggatTGGTTCAGGGGGTGGGACAATGaccacagaaaacacacatcaCATCACACAATCAGTGACAACAAACTGGAAACATTTTGTTCTCACAACACAttcaacacacactgacacattaAATATACAACACACactaaaagcattaaaaacactttttaaactcCACCCACTCTGACCTGTGGATCATCTCACCTGCTGCGTGCAGGCTTGGACCAGGTTTGGTGGGAACATGTTCCTGAAAgcagagcacacacacatggtcaCAGAATgtctgctgcacacacacacacacacacacacacacacacacacacacacacaccgttacCTGATGAGGTCTAAGAAGGCGTCGGCAGGGCTCACTTGCTCGATGGTCTGCTGCTTTCCAAACTCTTCCTTGGATCCTTTTCCAGGGTGGATGATGAGGACGATGATGATGCCGATGAAGACTGCGATGAAGGTGGTGGTCATGTAGTAAATCACGGCTCTCATGCCCATCTTTCCCGAAGCTTTGCTGTCCAACGCTGCCATTCCTATAGATAGtgaaaggaggaggagctaaTCAGACAAACAACTTCAAtcgctattattattatatattaataatgtttttattattacgtTACAGAATCAATGAATGGTTTTTGGACTGTACAAATGTATAAATCAATAGAGTGAATCAATGCTTTCTGGCCTGGGGCCGATAAGCCAGAAAGGAGGAGGTTTAATAGTTCCCTTAGAAAAGATCTAAAGGCCATTGTTTATGTGAGATGAACAACAGAGACTGTCTTCAACAACAAGTTGACTTCAGTTCATCACAGagagaaaatgttattttatggCTTGAAGGGGGAAGGACTGGAGATAGGTGTTGTCTCCTTTAGTGGATGAGTTGCCACAGGTCTGTGGAGGCTGAGGACATGTACTCAGACTATAAAGTGTCATAATGACATTAAAGTGAAAGTATCACCTGTGATGAGACTGGAAACCAGTAAAGGCAGGACGAGCATCTGCAGCATCCTCATCAGCAGCTCTCCAGGAAACGAGAAGTACTTCACCTCCCGATACGTCATCTTATAGGGCCGCAGAGCGAAGCCCAGGACCACACCTGCAGAGAGGAACCAATCAGTTGATcccctttaccctttgaccccGCTCAGCCTGgccgctatgtgctaagctaaccaaacatatgggaGTGGCTGCTTCATGCTAGGCTAATCAAATATGTGGGAATGGTCTCTACTTGCTAAGGCTAACTAAACATTTGGGACTGGTGATTAGGTGCTAAGCTAACCcgaacatgtgggactggttactATGTGCTATGCTAATCCAAACGTGTGGGTCTAGTCTTTATGTGTGAAGCTAACtaaacatatgggactggttgctatgtgctaagctaaccgaacatgtgggactggttgctatgtcCTCTGCTAACCcgaacatgtggaactggttgCTATGTGGTAAGCTAACCGAACAtatgggactggtcgctatgtgctaagctaagtAAGCATGTGGTAAAtttgtgctaagctaaccaaacatgtgagaTTGATTgctaagtgctaagctaacccaaacatgtggaactggtcaCTATGTGCTAAACTAAGTAAGCATGTGGTGACTgtgctaaccaaacatgtgagacaggttgctatgtgctaagctaacccaaacatgtgggactggtcgctatgtgctaaACTAAGTAAGCATGTGGTGACTgtgctaaccaaacatgtgagacaggttgctatgtgctaagctaacccaaacatgggggactggtcgctatgtgCTCAGTTAagcaaacatgtgggactggtctcTGCATGCTATggtaaccaaacatgtgggtcTAGTctctacgtgctaagctaactaaacatgtgggactggttactttgtgctaagctaactgaacATGTTTGAGTATtagctatgtgctaagctaacccaaacatgtgggactggtctcTGGTACGGAATTCCTTCTCAGTTTCAGATGAAGAAGCACATTTACTGTCTACAAAACAagtttggaaggaatatgaaatgGCCGCTGCACagacacaaagacaacaaaaggacaataaaagacccaaaacaacaagaaaaaataacatgcacaaatgacaacaaaagacacacaaaatgactgaaaaaaaaaggaaggaaaaCATCTTAAGTTTGTATATCTGCCACCTGGAAAGGTGCGGCTGCATTTAATCTACAAAGAAGGACAGTGATGAAAGGATGAATCGGGTGAGGTGTGAATCTGTGACACACCTACGACAACAGCTCCGACCGTGAACAGCACAAAGGCATTCTTCTTAAAGAAAGCCTGGACGTCCTCTTTGGAGATCTCTTCCACTTTCCTCTTGGCCTTCATGGTGCGGATGTGAATTCCTTCCCTGAAGCGCTGCATCCTGTTAGAGATACCACAGAGCAGTGAAGCAccaggagaacatgcaagctGCACTCTGCAGCAGCAATTATACAGAATTACAGTATATCATATTTAACAGACATTATTTGGCCtgcaaagtaaacacacaaaattactcaaaacatacaaatttaaaaaatacacaacatgactctagtagaaaaaaagaaatcaatgcCCATGGGGCACAGAGAAAGTGGACTTTACgctggatcaaaaaatgtccattACACCTTTCTGACAACTTGTCGTTTCCTCGTGTCATTTGAGTTTccaggtaaaaaaaacatttaccttCCCGGTGCTCACCCTTCCTCCTACGTACCTGCCCCGTTAATGAAGTATCACCTGGTGCCTACAcgtcaacatttagaatttaCCCAGTGCAAACTATCAATCAAATAAATCccccacaaaaaaacaagtttatctttaaataaacagtaactTAATTAACCACTTTAAGGTAAACTAAATTATTTAAAGCTAGATAACTGCaccaacaatgacaaaaatcacacaaaatgcaaaacaatacatatattgaca
It includes:
- the LOC114473085 gene encoding excitatory amino acid transporter 1-like: MQRFREGIHIRTMKAKRKVEEISKEDVQAFFKKNAFVLFTVGAVVVGVVLGFALRPYKMTYREVKYFSFPGELLMRMLQMLVLPLLVSSLITGMAALDSKASGKMGMRAVIYYMTTTFIAVFIGIIIVLIIHPGKGSKEEFGKQQTIEQVSPADAFLDLIRNMFPPNLVQACTQQFKTKYAKRVVHVTVTVNESLFNSTNVSQEVVEVSREEVIPVPGQVAGVNALGLVVFSMCLGLIIGNMKENGQLLRDFFNCLNEAIMQLVAIIMWYAPIGILFLIAGKIVEMDDLTQMGGQLGMYTITVIIGLLIHAALVLPTLYFVITRQNPFIFIAGLLQALVTALGTSSSSATLPVTFKCLEENNRIDKRITRFVLPVGATINMDGTALYEALAAIFIAQVNNMEMNFGQIITISITATAASIGAAGIPQAGLVTMVIVLTSVGLPTDDITLIIAVDWFLDRLRTTTNVLGDSIGAGIIEFLSRHELQSRDVEMENSVLEEREKKKPYKLIPQDSENGRAAESHM